The Montipora capricornis isolate CH-2021 chromosome 6, ASM3666992v2, whole genome shotgun sequence genome has a window encoding:
- the LOC138050579 gene encoding uncharacterized protein, with the protein MASFKAMQELLLLSHTSNFIDDEEYLLFYDLFDSKNPCFPYEDYSMFALDEMTDSECLAEFRFKKRDIPLIAEVLGVPETIRCEQGSTCDGMEGLCMLSRRLSFPCRYGDMIPRFAKPVPVISMVTNTVLDFIYDTHGARITRWNHDILGPDQMEMYAAAISAKGAPLQNCFGFIDGTVRPIARPGENQRILYNGHKRVHALKFQSVVLPNGLIANMYGPVEGRKHDASMLTESGFLRDLQQFAFSHARQPMCVYGDPAYPLRVHLQCPFRHGVLTDQMKAYNASMSVVRSSVEWLFGDIINYFKCLDFKKNLKIGLSSVGKMYIVSALLQNALTCLYGNQTSSFFALEPPTLEEYFS; encoded by the exons ATGGCGTCTTTTAAAGCAATGCAAGAACTTCTTTTATTGAGCCATACGTCTAATTTTATTGACGATGAAGAATATTTACTGTTCTATGATCTATTCGACTCGAAAAATCCTTGCTTTCCATACGAGGATTATTCAATGTTCGCGCTGGATGAAATGACCGACTCCGAGTGTCTGGCAGAGTTTAGATTTAAGAAAAGAGACATTCCTTTAATTGCAGAAGTTCTAGGCGTTCCAGAGACCATACGGTGTGAACAAGGATCTACTTGTGACGGCATGGAGGGTCTTTGCATGCTCTCGAGACGGCTGTCATTCCCCTGCAGATATGGGGATATGATTCCCAGATTTGCGAAGCCTGTCCCCGTGATCAGTATGGTGACTAACACTGTGTTAGACTTTATATATGACACCCACGGTGCTAGAATAACTCGATGGAATCATGATATCTTAGGCCCTGACCAGATGGAAATGTACGCTGCAGCCATAAGCGCAAAAGGTGCCCCTCTACAAAATTGCTTCGGCTTTATAGACGGCACAGTGAGACCGATCGCTCGGCCTGGGGAAAATCAAAGGATCCTGTACAACGGACACAAGCGGGTACACGCTTTAAAATTTCAGTCAGTTGTTTTACCCAATGGCTTGATTGCCAATATGTATGGTCCAGTAG AGGGCAGAAAACATGATGCATCCATGCTTACGGAGTCAGGATTTCTACGTGACCTACAACAATTTGCTTTTTCGCACGCTAGGCAACCCATGTGTGTTTATGGGGATCCGGCGTACCCATTAAGGGTACATCTACAATGTCCTTTTCGACACGGGGTCCTTACTGACCAAATGAAAGCATATAATGCTTCAATGAGTGTCGTTAGGTCCTCCGTTGAATGGTTATTCGGTGATATAATCAACTATTTTAAGTGTCTAGACTTcaagaaaaaccttaaaattggcCTCAGTAGTGTTGGCAAGATGTATATAGTTTCTGCTCTTCTCCAGAATGCTCTTACCTGTCTTTACGGTAACCAAACCTCCTCTTTTTTTGCCCTGGAACCACCCACTTTAGAGGAGTACTTTTCCTGA